Proteins encoded together in one Mycolicibacter minnesotensis window:
- the tkt gene encoding transketolase yields MTTAAEISALTAAHHPADWAEIDSVAVDTARVLAADAVQKVGNGHPGTAMSLAPLAYTLFQRVMRHDPSDTDWLGRDRFVLSCGHSSLTLYIQLYLGGFGLELADIEALRTWGSKTPGHPEFRHTKAVEITTGPLGQGLASAVGMAMAARYERGLFDPDAAPGTSPFDHFIYVIASDGDVQEGVTSEASSLAGVQQLGNLIVFYDHNKISIEDDTAIAFSEDTAARYRAYGWHVQEVEGGENVAGIEEAIAAAKAVTDKPSFISLRTIIGYPSPGKMNTGAIHGSALGADEVAATKSALGFDPEKAFDVRDDVITHTRGLVTRGQQAHAEWQEQFESWAAREPQRKALLDRLLAGELPQGWDAELPYWEPGSKAVATRAASGKVLNAVGAKLPELWGGSADLAGSNNTTMDGVKSFGPTSISTGEYSADPYGRTLHFGIREHAMGSILSGIVLHGPTRAYGGTFLQFSDYMRPAVRLAALMDIDPIYVWTHDSIGLGEDGPTHQPIEHLAALRAIPRLSVVRPADANETAYAWRTVLARGADSGPVGLILTRQNVPILEGTDAEGVARGGYVLGGLDAAGAEQPDVVLIATGSEVQLAVEAQKLLAAQDINARVVSMTCLEWFESQPVEYRDAVLPPSVSARVAVEAGIAQCWHKIVGDTGEIVSIERYGESADYQTLFREFGLTAEAVVAAAIRTLDN; encoded by the coding sequence GTGACCACTGCTGCAGAGATCTCCGCTCTTACCGCCGCGCACCACCCCGCTGATTGGGCCGAGATCGACTCCGTCGCGGTCGACACCGCCCGGGTGCTGGCCGCTGACGCAGTGCAGAAGGTGGGCAATGGCCACCCGGGCACCGCGATGAGCCTCGCGCCGCTGGCCTACACGCTGTTCCAGCGGGTTATGCGCCACGATCCCTCCGACACCGATTGGCTGGGCCGTGACCGGTTCGTGTTGTCCTGTGGGCACTCCAGCCTGACCCTCTACATCCAGCTCTACCTGGGGGGTTTCGGGCTCGAACTGGCCGACATCGAGGCCCTGCGCACCTGGGGCTCCAAAACCCCGGGCCACCCGGAGTTCCGCCACACCAAGGCCGTGGAGATCACCACCGGCCCGCTCGGCCAGGGGCTGGCTTCGGCGGTCGGCATGGCGATGGCCGCGCGCTACGAACGCGGACTGTTCGACCCCGATGCCGCCCCCGGGACGAGTCCGTTCGACCACTTCATCTACGTGATCGCCTCGGACGGCGACGTGCAGGAGGGCGTGACCAGCGAGGCGTCCTCGCTGGCCGGCGTTCAACAGCTGGGCAACCTCATCGTGTTCTACGACCACAACAAGATCTCTATCGAGGACGACACCGCGATCGCGTTCAGCGAGGACACCGCGGCTCGCTACCGGGCGTACGGCTGGCACGTCCAGGAGGTCGAGGGCGGCGAGAACGTGGCCGGCATCGAAGAGGCGATCGCGGCGGCGAAGGCCGTCACCGACAAGCCGTCCTTCATCTCGCTGCGCACGATCATCGGTTATCCGTCCCCGGGCAAGATGAACACCGGGGCCATCCACGGCTCCGCGCTGGGTGCCGACGAGGTGGCAGCCACCAAGTCCGCACTCGGTTTCGACCCGGAGAAGGCGTTCGACGTTCGTGACGACGTGATCACCCACACCCGTGGGCTGGTGACGCGAGGCCAACAGGCCCACGCCGAGTGGCAAGAGCAGTTCGAATCGTGGGCAGCCCGGGAGCCGCAGCGCAAGGCGCTGCTGGACCGGTTGCTCGCCGGTGAGCTGCCGCAGGGCTGGGACGCCGAGCTGCCGTACTGGGAACCCGGTTCCAAGGCGGTCGCAACCCGCGCGGCATCCGGCAAGGTACTCAACGCCGTGGGTGCGAAGCTTCCCGAGTTGTGGGGCGGCTCAGCCGATCTGGCCGGCAGCAACAACACCACGATGGACGGCGTGAAGTCGTTCGGCCCGACCTCGATCTCCACCGGCGAGTACTCGGCCGACCCGTACGGTCGTACCCTGCACTTCGGGATCCGTGAACACGCGATGGGTTCGATCCTGTCCGGCATCGTGCTGCACGGACCTACCCGCGCCTACGGCGGCACATTCCTGCAGTTCTCCGACTACATGCGGCCCGCGGTGCGCCTGGCGGCGCTGATGGACATCGATCCGATCTACGTGTGGACACACGACTCGATCGGGCTCGGCGAAGACGGCCCCACCCACCAGCCGATCGAGCACCTGGCGGCACTGCGGGCCATTCCCCGGCTGTCAGTGGTGCGACCGGCCGACGCCAACGAGACTGCCTACGCCTGGCGTACCGTGCTGGCCCGCGGCGCGGACAGCGGGCCGGTCGGGCTGATCCTCACCCGCCAGAATGTGCCCATCCTGGAGGGCACCGACGCCGAGGGTGTCGCGCGCGGAGGGTACGTGCTGGGGGGCCTCGATGCCGCCGGCGCCGAGCAGCCCGACGTCGTGTTGATTGCCACCGGATCCGAGGTCCAGCTCGCGGTAGAAGCGCAGAAGCTCTTGGCAGCCCAGGACATCAACGCCCGGGTGGTGTCGATGACGTGTCTGGAGTGGTTCGAATCGCAGCCGGTCGAATACCGCGACGCGGTGCTGCCGCCCTCGGTGTCGGCGCGGGTTGCCGTAGAAGCCGGTATCGCACAGTGCTGGCACAAGATCGTCGGCGACACCGGCGAGATCGTGTCGATCGAGCGCTACGGCGAATCTGCCGACTACCAGACGCTGTTCCGTGAGTTCGGCCTGACCGCTGAAGCCGTCGTCGCCGCGGCGATCAGAACTCTGGACAACTGA
- the tal gene encoding transaldolase: MTQNPQLAALAAAGVSVWLDDLSRDRLTSGNLADLVATRSVVGVTTNPTIFQKALEKGHAYDQQLSELAARGADVDAVIRTVTTDDVRNACDVLSAAWEASDGVDGRVSIEVDPRLAHDTDKTVAQAIELWKIVERPNLFIKIPATKAGLPAISAVLAEGISVNVTLIFSVERHREVMDAYLTGLQAARTAGHDLSKIHSVASFFVSRVDTEIDARLEKIGSAEALALRGKAGLANARLAYAAYEEVFTGEDFAALAAHGARVQRPLWASTGVKNPDYPDTLYVTELVAPHTVNTMPEPTLDAVADHGEITGDTIAGTATASEQVFEQLEAVGIDLTDVFVVLESEGVEKFEASWGELLDATAAQLEGAK; encoded by the coding sequence ATGACTCAGAATCCCCAGCTTGCCGCTCTGGCTGCCGCGGGCGTATCGGTGTGGCTCGATGATCTGTCGCGTGATCGGCTGACATCGGGCAACCTCGCCGACCTCGTCGCCACCCGCAGCGTAGTCGGGGTGACCACCAACCCGACCATCTTCCAGAAGGCCCTGGAGAAGGGGCACGCCTACGACCAGCAGCTGTCAGAGCTGGCCGCTCGCGGCGCCGACGTGGACGCGGTGATTCGCACCGTCACGACCGACGACGTACGCAACGCGTGCGACGTGTTGTCCGCCGCGTGGGAAGCCTCCGACGGCGTGGACGGACGGGTCTCCATCGAAGTCGATCCGCGCCTTGCCCATGACACCGACAAGACCGTCGCCCAGGCCATTGAGCTGTGGAAGATAGTCGAGCGGCCCAACCTGTTCATCAAGATTCCGGCCACCAAGGCGGGACTGCCGGCCATCAGCGCGGTTCTGGCCGAGGGGATTTCGGTCAACGTCACGCTGATCTTCTCCGTGGAACGGCACCGCGAGGTGATGGACGCCTACCTGACCGGTCTTCAGGCCGCCAGGACCGCCGGCCACGACCTGTCCAAGATCCACTCGGTGGCCTCATTCTTCGTCTCCCGGGTGGACACCGAGATCGACGCCCGGCTGGAGAAGATCGGCTCGGCCGAAGCGCTGGCGCTGCGCGGCAAGGCCGGCCTCGCCAACGCCCGGTTGGCCTACGCCGCCTACGAGGAGGTCTTCACCGGCGAAGACTTCGCCGCGTTGGCGGCACACGGTGCGCGTGTCCAGCGGCCACTGTGGGCGTCCACCGGGGTCAAGAACCCGGACTACCCCGACACCCTCTACGTCACCGAACTGGTTGCGCCGCATACCGTCAACACCATGCCGGAACCGACATTGGACGCGGTGGCCGACCACGGTGAGATCACGGGCGACACCATCGCCGGAACCGCCACGGCATCGGAGCAGGTCTTCGAACAACTCGAGGCGGTGGGCATCGATCTGACCGACGTCTTCGTGGTGTTGGAGTCCGAAGGCGTCGAGAAGTTCGAGGCGTCCTGGGGCGAGCTGTTGGACGCCACCGCGGCCCAGCTTGAAGGGGCCAAGTGA
- the zwf gene encoding glucose-6-phosphate dehydrogenase: MAGAGAARNAAAEWQNPLRDKRDKRLPRIAGPCGVVIFGVTGDLARRKLMPAIYDLANRGLLPPTFALVGFARRDWADEDFADVVYQAVKEHARTPFRQVVWDRLAAGFRFVTGTFDDDEAFARLAKTLEDLDTERGTGGNHAFYLSIPPGAFPVVCEKLHSTGLARPRDGRWSRVVIEKPFGHDLASAHDLNAVVNSVFPEESVFRIDHYLGKETVQNILALRFANQLFDPIWNAHYVDHVQITMAEDIGLGGRAGYYDGIGAARDVIQNHLLQLLALTAMEEPVSFSPAELQAEKIKVLSATRLAQPLDETTSRGQYAAGWQGGEHVVGLLDEDGFAHDSRTETFAAITLEVDTRRWAGVPFYLRTGKRLGRRVTEIALVFKRAPHLPFDDTMTDELGKNALVIRVQPDEGITLRFGSKVPGHLMEVRDVNMDFSYGSAFSEDSPEAYERLILDVLLGEPSLFPVNAEVELSWEILDPVLENWAEHDRPEPYVAGSWGPQSSFDMLTRSGREWRRP; the protein is encoded by the coding sequence ATGGCCGGCGCCGGGGCAGCGCGTAACGCCGCAGCGGAATGGCAGAATCCGTTGCGCGACAAGCGGGACAAACGCCTGCCCCGCATCGCCGGACCCTGCGGCGTGGTGATCTTCGGGGTCACCGGAGATCTGGCCAGGCGCAAGCTGATGCCGGCGATCTATGACCTGGCAAACCGTGGCCTGCTACCGCCCACTTTCGCCCTGGTCGGCTTTGCCCGTCGGGACTGGGCCGACGAGGATTTTGCCGACGTGGTCTACCAGGCCGTCAAGGAACATGCCCGGACCCCGTTTCGCCAGGTGGTGTGGGACCGGCTGGCGGCCGGATTCCGTTTCGTGACAGGCACCTTCGACGACGACGAGGCCTTCGCCCGGCTGGCCAAGACCCTGGAGGATCTCGACACCGAACGCGGCACCGGCGGCAATCATGCCTTCTACCTGTCGATCCCGCCCGGGGCCTTCCCGGTGGTCTGCGAGAAGCTGCACTCCACGGGGCTGGCCCGGCCACGGGACGGCCGTTGGAGCCGAGTGGTGATCGAGAAGCCGTTCGGCCATGACCTGGCCAGCGCCCATGACCTCAATGCCGTGGTCAACAGCGTGTTTCCCGAGGAGTCGGTGTTCCGGATCGACCACTACCTGGGCAAGGAGACGGTCCAGAACATCCTGGCGCTGCGCTTCGCCAATCAGCTGTTCGATCCGATCTGGAACGCCCACTACGTCGACCACGTCCAGATCACCATGGCCGAAGACATCGGCCTGGGCGGGCGAGCCGGCTACTACGACGGCATCGGCGCGGCCCGGGATGTTATCCAGAACCACCTGCTGCAGCTGCTGGCGCTCACTGCCATGGAGGAGCCGGTGAGCTTCTCCCCCGCCGAGTTGCAGGCCGAAAAGATCAAGGTGCTCTCGGCCACCCGACTGGCCCAGCCGTTGGATGAGACCACCTCACGCGGCCAGTACGCCGCTGGCTGGCAAGGCGGCGAGCACGTGGTCGGTCTGCTCGACGAGGACGGGTTCGCCCACGATTCTCGAACCGAGACGTTTGCGGCGATCACCTTGGAGGTCGACACTCGGCGCTGGGCGGGCGTGCCGTTCTACCTGCGCACCGGCAAGCGACTGGGGCGGCGGGTGACCGAGATCGCGCTGGTGTTCAAGCGCGCGCCGCACCTGCCGTTCGACGACACCATGACCGACGAACTGGGCAAGAACGCACTCGTGATCCGGGTCCAGCCCGACGAGGGAATCACGCTGCGGTTCGGGTCCAAGGTGCCCGGTCACCTGATGGAGGTCCGCGACGTCAATATGGACTTCTCCTACGGATCGGCGTTCTCCGAGGATTCGCCGGAGGCCTACGAACGCTTGATCCTGGATGTGCTGCTGGGTGAGCCCTCACTGTTCCCGGTCAACGCCGAGGTCGAACTGTCTTGGGAGATACTCGATCCGGTGCTGGAGAACTGGGCCGAGCACGACCGGCCCGAGCCGTATGTGGCCGGGAGCTGGGGTCCGCAGTCATCGTTTGACATGCTCACGCGATCTGGTCGGGAATGGCGGCGGCCCTAG
- the opcA gene encoding glucose-6-phosphate dehydrogenase assembly protein OpcA, whose product MIIDLPDTTTTAINKKLNAVREQVGAATTGRVLTLIVAIGNDALLDESLGAANIASQEHPSRVIVVVTGGPDAQQPRLDAELRIFGDAGASEVLVLRLHGPLAEHADAVVVPFLLPDIPVVAWWPDVAPKAPATDPLGALALRRITDATNAPDPRAAITSRRDGYTAGDTDLSWSRVTYWRALLASALDQPPFEPIRSAVVSGLATEPALDMLAGWLASRIDGPVRRTVGDLKIELIRDSETVSLSRPQDGVTATLRRTGKPDALVPLPRRVTAECLAEDLRRLDADVIYGAALAGLEEVEYL is encoded by the coding sequence ATGATCATCGACCTCCCGGACACCACCACCACTGCGATCAACAAGAAACTGAATGCGGTGCGCGAGCAGGTCGGCGCGGCGACCACGGGCCGGGTCTTGACCCTGATCGTCGCCATCGGCAATGACGCACTGCTCGACGAGTCACTCGGCGCGGCCAACATTGCCAGCCAAGAACACCCAAGCCGGGTGATCGTGGTGGTCACCGGAGGCCCTGATGCGCAACAGCCCCGATTGGACGCCGAGCTGAGGATATTCGGTGACGCCGGTGCCAGCGAGGTGCTGGTATTGCGGCTGCACGGCCCGCTGGCCGAACACGCCGACGCCGTCGTGGTGCCCTTCCTGCTTCCCGATATCCCGGTGGTCGCGTGGTGGCCCGATGTCGCGCCGAAGGCACCGGCCACGGACCCGCTCGGAGCATTGGCGCTGCGGCGGATCACCGACGCCACCAACGCCCCCGATCCTCGGGCAGCGATCACGAGCCGCCGAGACGGCTACACCGCCGGCGACACCGACCTGTCGTGGAGCCGGGTCACCTACTGGCGGGCGTTGCTCGCCTCCGCACTGGATCAGCCCCCGTTCGAGCCCATCCGCTCGGCGGTGGTGTCCGGGCTGGCGACCGAGCCGGCCCTGGACATGCTGGCGGGCTGGCTGGCCAGTCGCATCGACGGTCCGGTGCGACGCACGGTCGGCGACCTCAAGATCGAGCTGATCCGCGACAGTGAGACCGTGTCGTTGAGCCGGCCACAAGACGGGGTTACCGCCACCTTGCGCCGCACCGGAAAACCCGACGCGCTGGTCCCGCTGCCCCGCCGGGTCACCGCGGAGTGCCTGGCCGAAGATCTGCGCAGACTCGATGCCGACGTCATCTATGGCGCCGCGCTGGCCGGCCTCGAAGAAGTGGAGTACCTGTGA
- the pgl gene encoding 6-phosphogluconolactonase → MIVATYPDSDALVADAGDRLADAVTSAIAARGRALVVLTGGGTGIGLLRRLGEHAARIDWERVHVYFGDDRFVPGGDDERNEKQAREALLDHVGIPAANIHAMAASDGAFGDDLDVAALAYEQVLADHAEPGERTPDFDVHLLGMGGEGHVNSLFPDTPAVIESARLVLPVYDSPKPPPLRITLTLPAIRRAREVWLVVAGEAKAEAVAAAIGGADPVKVPAAGAIGREQTLWLLDEAAASLLPATS, encoded by the coding sequence GTGATCGTTGCGACCTATCCTGACTCCGACGCGCTGGTCGCCGACGCCGGGGACCGCCTGGCGGACGCGGTCACCTCGGCGATCGCGGCCCGCGGCCGCGCCCTGGTGGTGCTGACTGGCGGCGGTACCGGCATCGGGCTGCTGCGCAGACTCGGTGAGCATGCCGCGCGGATCGACTGGGAACGCGTGCACGTCTATTTCGGCGACGACCGATTTGTGCCTGGCGGCGATGACGAACGCAACGAGAAACAGGCCCGCGAGGCCTTGTTGGACCACGTCGGGATCCCAGCCGCCAACATTCACGCGATGGCCGCCAGTGACGGCGCGTTCGGTGATGATCTGGACGTCGCGGCGCTGGCCTACGAGCAGGTGCTGGCCGACCATGCCGAACCCGGTGAGCGCACCCCAGACTTCGATGTGCATCTGCTGGGCATGGGTGGCGAAGGCCACGTCAATTCACTGTTCCCGGACACCCCGGCGGTCATCGAGTCCGCGCGGCTGGTGCTCCCGGTCTATGACTCGCCGAAGCCGCCCCCGCTCCGGATCACCTTGACCCTGCCGGCAATCCGGCGTGCCCGCGAAGTGTGGCTGGTGGTGGCCGGGGAGGCCAAGGCCGAGGCGGTCGCCGCCGCGATCGGCGGTGCCGACCCGGTGAAGGTGCCGGCCGCCGGCGCGATCGGGCGTGAGCAGACCCTGTGGTTGCTCGACGAAGCAGCGGCCTCGCTGCTGCCCGCCACGTCATAA
- a CDS encoding ATPase, protein MSAMADRSAGSGTERKRLKTLAQAALNADVTVGQLEDVLDGLGGTMNELNSSLSNLNATIERLGGGLDHLEETMSSLDDLARRLVTLIEPVEAIVSRIDYLVEVGETAMAPLTATENAVRGVFNAMRNRVVR, encoded by the coding sequence ATGAGCGCTATGGCAGACAGAAGCGCCGGATCCGGCACGGAACGTAAGCGGCTCAAGACCCTGGCTCAAGCGGCCCTGAACGCCGACGTGACGGTCGGGCAGCTCGAAGATGTGCTTGACGGTCTGGGCGGCACGATGAATGAGCTCAACAGTTCCCTGTCGAATCTCAACGCCACGATAGAACGGCTCGGGGGCGGGTTGGACCATCTCGAAGAGACCATGTCCAGCCTGGATGACCTGGCCCGCCGACTGGTCACGCTGATCGAGCCGGTGGAGGCGATCGTGAGCCGCATCGACTACCTGGTCGAAGTCGGTGAGACGGCGATGGCTCCCCTGACAGCGACCGAGAACGCCGTGCGCGGCGTGTTCAACGCCATGCGAAATCGGGTGGTGCGCTGA
- the secG gene encoding preprotein translocase subunit SecG: MILTLQILLVITSLLVILLVLLHRAKGGGLSTLFGGGVQSSLSGSTVVEKNLDRLTYFVIAIWLTSIIAVGLLIKYA; this comes from the coding sequence ATGATCTTGACGCTGCAGATTCTCTTGGTGATCACCAGCCTGCTGGTGATTCTGCTGGTGCTGCTGCACCGCGCCAAGGGTGGCGGCCTGTCGACGCTGTTCGGCGGCGGTGTGCAGTCCAGCCTGTCCGGCTCGACAGTGGTCGAGAAGAACCTGGACCGGCTGACCTACTTCGTCATCGCCATCTGGCTGACCTCGATCATCGCGGTGGGCCTGCTCATCAAATACGCCTGA
- the tpiA gene encoding triose-phosphate isomerase: MSRKPLIAGNWKMNLNHFEAIALVQKVAFALPDKYFDKVDVTVLPPFTDLRSVQTLVDGDKLRLTFGAQDLSQHDAGAYTGEVSGAFLAKLGCTFVVVGHSERRSYHGEGDALVAAKAAAALKHGLTPIICIGEHLEIREAGNHVEYCLEQLRGSLAGLSAEQIGASVIAYEPVWAIGTGRVAGAADAQEVCAAVRAELGKLSTPKIADTVRVLYGGSVNAKNVGELIGQPDVDGGLVGGASLDGEQFAMLAALAAGGPLP; this comes from the coding sequence ATGAGTCGCAAGCCGTTGATCGCCGGCAACTGGAAGATGAACCTCAACCACTTCGAAGCGATCGCGTTGGTACAGAAGGTGGCTTTCGCGCTGCCGGACAAGTACTTCGACAAGGTCGATGTGACGGTGTTGCCGCCGTTCACCGACCTGCGCAGCGTGCAGACCTTGGTCGACGGGGACAAGCTTCGGCTGACCTTCGGTGCTCAGGATCTGTCGCAGCACGACGCGGGTGCCTACACCGGCGAGGTCAGCGGGGCCTTCCTGGCCAAACTGGGTTGCACTTTTGTGGTGGTCGGGCACTCGGAGCGTCGCAGCTACCACGGCGAGGGCGACGCCCTGGTCGCGGCGAAAGCCGCCGCTGCCCTCAAGCACGGCCTGACGCCGATCATCTGCATCGGCGAGCACCTGGAGATCCGGGAGGCCGGCAACCACGTCGAATACTGCCTGGAGCAGTTGCGCGGCTCACTGGCGGGACTGAGCGCCGAGCAGATCGGGGCGAGCGTCATCGCCTACGAACCGGTGTGGGCTATCGGTACCGGCCGGGTGGCTGGCGCGGCCGACGCGCAGGAAGTCTGCGCCGCCGTGCGCGCCGAACTGGGCAAGCTCTCCACGCCCAAGATCGCCGACACCGTCCGCGTTCTCTACGGCGGCTCGGTCAACGCCAAGAACGTCGGCGAACTCATCGGTCAGCCCGACGTGGATGGCGGCCTGGTTGGCGGGGCGTCACTCGACGGTGAGCAGTTCGCGATGCTGGCGGCGCTGGCCGCCGGCGGGCCCCTCCCTTGA
- a CDS encoding phosphoglycerate kinase, with protein MAVKSVQDLIAEGVAGRGVLVRSDLNVPLDENGTITDAGRIVASVPTLRALVDAGAKVVVTAHLGRPKDGPDPKLSLAPVAAALSEQLGRHVQLAGDVVGTDALARAEGLTDGDVLLLENIRFDARETSKDDGQRLALARALAELVAAPDGSPGAFVSDGFGVVHRKQASVYDIATLLPSYAGTLVAAEITVLEQLTESTERPYAVVLGGSKVSDKLGVIKSLATKADSIVIGGGMCFTFLAAQGLQVGNSLLEADMVDTCRQLLDDYADVLRLPVDIVVADKFDAAATGEVVAAEAIPEGKMGLDVGPGSVERFAALLGNAKTIFWNGPMGVFEFPAFEAGTRGVAEAIAAATAKGAFSVVGGGDSAAAVRALGLPDDGFSHISTGGGASLEYLEGKSLPGLQVLEDGGAS; from the coding sequence GTGGCCGTCAAGTCAGTCCAAGACCTGATCGCCGAGGGCGTCGCAGGGCGGGGCGTGCTGGTGCGCTCCGACCTGAACGTCCCGCTCGACGAGAACGGCACGATCACCGACGCGGGCCGGATCGTCGCTTCGGTGCCTACCTTGCGTGCGCTGGTCGACGCCGGCGCCAAGGTAGTGGTGACCGCCCACCTGGGACGCCCCAAGGACGGTCCGGATCCCAAACTGTCGCTGGCGCCGGTTGCGGCCGCGCTCAGCGAGCAGTTGGGCCGCCACGTCCAGCTCGCCGGTGATGTGGTCGGCACCGATGCGTTGGCCCGCGCCGAAGGTCTGACCGACGGCGACGTGCTCCTGCTGGAGAACATCCGATTCGACGCGCGGGAGACCAGCAAGGACGACGGCCAGCGCCTGGCGCTGGCCCGGGCACTGGCCGAGCTGGTCGCCGCGCCGGACGGATCGCCGGGCGCGTTCGTCTCCGACGGATTCGGTGTGGTGCACCGCAAGCAGGCCTCGGTCTACGACATCGCCACCCTGCTCCCGTCGTATGCGGGGACGCTGGTTGCGGCCGAGATCACGGTGTTGGAGCAGCTGACCGAATCCACCGAGCGGCCCTACGCCGTGGTGCTGGGCGGCTCGAAGGTCTCCGACAAGCTGGGCGTGATCAAGTCGCTGGCGACCAAGGCCGACAGCATCGTGATCGGCGGCGGAATGTGCTTCACCTTCCTGGCCGCCCAGGGCCTGCAGGTGGGAAACTCGCTGCTGGAGGCCGACATGGTGGACACCTGCCGGCAGCTGCTCGATGACTACGCCGACGTACTGCGGTTGCCGGTCGACATTGTGGTAGCCGACAAGTTCGATGCTGCTGCCACCGGTGAGGTCGTCGCCGCCGAGGCCATTCCGGAAGGCAAGATGGGTCTGGATGTCGGCCCGGGTTCGGTGGAGCGGTTTGCCGCGCTGCTGGGCAACGCCAAGACCATCTTCTGGAACGGGCCGATGGGCGTGTTCGAATTCCCGGCCTTCGAAGCCGGGACCAGGGGAGTCGCGGAGGCAATCGCCGCGGCCACCGCCAAGGGCGCGTTCAGTGTGGTCGGCGGGGGCGACTCCGCCGCGGCGGTGCGGGCGCTCGGGCTGCCGGATGACGGCTTCTCGCACATCTCCACCGGCGGCGGCGCATCGCTGGAATACCTTGAGGGCAAATCACTCCCGGGCCTGCAGGTCCTGGAAGACGGAGGAGCGTCATGA
- the gap gene encoding type I glyceraldehyde-3-phosphate dehydrogenase, translating into MTVRVGVNGFGRIGRNFFRALDAQKALGNNTDIEIVAVNDLTDNASLAHLLKFDSILGRLPYDVSLEGDDTIVVGNTKIKALAVKEGPAALPWGDLGVDVVVESTGIFTNAAKAKGHLDAGAKKVIISAPATDEDITIVLGVNDDKYDGSQNIISNASCTTNCLGPLAKVLNDEFGIVKGLMTTIHAYTQDQNLQDGPHSDLRRARAAAINIVPTGTGAAKAIGLVLPELKGKLDGYALRVPIPTGSVTDLTAELSKSASVDDINVAMKAAAEGPMKGILKYYDAPIVSSDIVTDPHSSLYDSGLTKVIDNQAKVVSWYDNEWGYSNRLVDLIALVGKSL; encoded by the coding sequence GTGACGGTCCGGGTAGGCGTGAACGGCTTCGGCCGCATCGGTCGGAACTTCTTCAGGGCATTGGACGCACAGAAAGCCCTGGGCAACAACACCGACATCGAGATCGTTGCGGTCAATGACCTCACCGACAACGCCAGCCTGGCGCACCTGCTGAAGTTCGACTCGATCCTGGGCCGCCTGCCGTATGACGTCAGCCTTGAGGGCGACGACACCATCGTCGTGGGCAACACCAAGATCAAGGCCCTTGCGGTCAAGGAAGGCCCGGCGGCACTGCCGTGGGGCGACTTGGGCGTCGACGTCGTCGTCGAGTCCACCGGCATCTTCACCAACGCCGCCAAGGCCAAGGGCCACCTGGACGCCGGCGCCAAGAAGGTCATCATCTCCGCCCCGGCCACCGATGAGGACATCACCATCGTGCTGGGCGTCAACGACGACAAGTACGACGGCAGCCAGAACATCATCTCCAACGCCTCGTGCACCACGAACTGCCTCGGTCCGCTGGCCAAGGTGCTCAACGACGAGTTCGGCATCGTCAAGGGCCTGATGACCACCATCCACGCCTACACCCAGGACCAGAACCTGCAGGACGGCCCGCACAGCGACCTGCGTCGCGCCCGCGCAGCCGCCATCAACATCGTGCCCACCGGCACCGGTGCCGCCAAGGCGATCGGCCTGGTGCTGCCCGAGCTCAAGGGCAAGCTGGACGGCTACGCCCTGCGGGTGCCGATCCCCACCGGCTCGGTCACCGACCTGACCGCCGAGTTGAGCAAGTCGGCGTCGGTCGACGACATCAACGTCGCCATGAAGGCTGCCGCCGAGGGGCCGATGAAGGGCATCCTGAAGTACTACGACGCGCCGATCGTGTCGAGCGATATCGTCACCGACCCGCACTCCTCGCTGTACGACTCCGGCCTCACCAAGGTCATCGACAACCAGGCCAAGGTGGTCTCCTGGTACGACAACGAGTGGGGCTACTCCAACCGACTGGTCGACCTGATCGCCCTCGTCGGCAAGTCGCTGTAA